A window from Gossypium raimondii isolate GPD5lz chromosome 7, ASM2569854v1, whole genome shotgun sequence encodes these proteins:
- the LOC105795043 gene encoding galactinol synthase 1: MAPELVQAGVKPTVLAKPVTLPKRAYVTFLAGDGDYVKGVVGLAKGLRQVKSAYPLVVAVLPDVPEEHRRILENQGCIVREIEPVYPPENQTQFAMAYYVINYSKLRIWKFVEYSKMIYLDGDIQVYENIDHLFDLPDGQFYAVMDCFCEKTWSHTPQFKIGYCQQCPDKVKWPAEMGQPPALYFNAGMFVFEPSLTTYENLLATLKSTPPTPFAEQDFLNMYFKDIYKPIPLVYNLVLAMLWRHPDNVELDKVKVVHYCAAGSKPWRYTGKEENMQREDVKMLVQKWWDIYNDESLDYEKPTIGEGQAAESVNMQPFLVALSEAGAVQYVTAPSAA, encoded by the exons ATGGCTCCTGAACTGGTTCAAGCAGGTGTTAAACCAACTGTGTTGGCTAAACCAGTCACCTTGCCCAAGCGAGCTTACGTTACCTTCTTGGCTGGCGATGGAGATTACGTGAAAGGCGTTGTAGGGTTAGCCAAAGGGTTAAGGCAGGTGAAATCCGCATACCCTTTAGTGGTTGCCGTTTTGCCCGACGTTCCCGAGGAGCACAGGCGGATCCTGGAGAACCAGGGGTGTATCGTCCGAGAGATCGAACCCGTTTACCCGCCCGAGAATCAGACCCAGTTCGCCATGGCTTACTACGTCATCAACTATTCCAAGCTCCGTATTTGGAAG TTCGTGGAGTACAGTAAGATGATATACCTGGACGGGGATATTCAGGTGTACGAGAATATTGATCACCTATTCGACTTGCCTGACGGGCAATTCTATGCAGTAATGGACTGTTTCTGTGAGAAAACGTGGAGTCATACCCCACAATTCAAGATCGGTTACTGCCAACAGTGCCCTGACAAGGTCAAGTGGCCCGCCGAGATGGGTCAGCCACCTGCACTTTACTTCAATGCTGGCATGTTTGTGTTTGAGCCCAGTCTTACCACCTATGAAAACCTCTTGGCTACTCTTAAAAGCACCCCTCCTACCCCATTTGCCGAGCAGGACTTTTTGAACATGTACTTTAAGGACATTTACAAACCAATTCCTTTGGTCTACAACCTGGTTCTCGCCATGTTATGGCGTCATCCCGACAACGTGGAGCTTGACAAAGTGAAGGTTGTTCACTACTGTGCAGCG GGATCGAAGCCATGGAGGTACACAGGGAAAGAAGAGAACATGCAAAGAGAAGACGTGAAGATGTTGGTTCAGAAATGGTGGGATATTTACAACGACGAGTCTCTTGATTACGAAAAACCAACCATTGGTGAAGGACAGGCGGCAGAGTCGGTGAACATGCAGCCGTTCCTGGTGGCACTCTCAGAAGCTGGTGCAGTCCAATACGTAACGGCCCCATCAGCGGCTTAA